The stretch of DNA ATAACAGAACACAAGCTAAGAAGCATAAAAAATCTTTTAGCCATAATATTTTTTAATTAATTTTTTAAGTTTGATTTATTTTGTGTACACAAACAAATGCATACAAATATGCTTGTCTCATTTTAGAATTTAAAAATGACTACAAACAAAAAAACGATGACAAATTAATGCCGTCTAAAATAAATCAAAGCCTAAACACTCTAAAAGCGATATAGAGTGCATCTAAAGAAGAATAGTAATTGAAGTGACTTCTACTAGGTAGAACATCATGTTTTAAAGTCTTTAAATTGTTTAAAAACGAATAACCAGCTAAGAAGTGAGAATAGAAATTAAAATATTCTACTTGAAATATTTCGCTCTCACTTTGTTCAGAATCTTCTCCTTCATTTTCACCATCTTGATCATTAGACTCCGATTGAAATTTAATAATTAAATTGTGATTTGAACTAAAAGATCGTTTTTGAGGTCCGTTTTGTGTTGAGCTATTGATACTAATTAAATCTCTAATAATATAGTTAGCTCCTGTTGTGTAAAACAAAAAGTTTACACACAACAAAGTAATGCATAACGATAATAGATATTTAAAGTTCTCTTTTCTCATTTTCAGGACAAAAGTAGATAAAGAATAGATATACGCAAATTAATTTTTGCTTAAAGTATTGTTAAAGGTTAAAATTTTACTCGCAATTCTCTAATTCAAACAACAATTTAATGTTTTCATAAGAGTTTTCAAGTATCGATTCTATTTCCGATGGTTTAATCCATGCTACTTTTTCTATTCCCTCTTCAATTTGACCTTCAGGAGTGCCATCAAAATTTGTTTGCATTTCAAACCAATAGGTTTGTTTTAACTTATAACGACCATTTCGTTTAAAAACATGATACGTTTTAGTAAGTTTTTTTACAATTTTTAATCCGTTAACACCAGTTTCTTCCTCAACTTCACGCATGGCAGTCTCTTCCATTGTTTCTTTTTTCTCTGTGCCTCCTTTAGGTAAATCCCACTTTCCGTTTCTGAAAATAAAAAGTACTTCTCCTTTCTTGTTAAAAACTAATCCACCACCTGCTTTAACAACTGGAATTTTAGCTTTTAATGTTTTCATAATCAGCTTTTCATCAGGATGATACAAAAATGCCTTTTGTATTTTATTTTGAAACATTTTAACTATAAGCTTCTTAATATCAACACTTTCTAGTAGAAAAAGTTGAAAATCAGTTTCCTTTTGAACCTCATTGGTCAAAAAAAGTGGTTTATCGTTGACAAAAACTTTATACATTTGTATTATGATTTTTGATAACAACACAGCAGAAAAAACAGCCGAATTGCTTTTACAAATAAACGCAATTAAATTAAATTCTAAAAATCCTTTTACATGGGCTTCGGGCTGGAAGTCACCAATTTATTGTGATAATCGCATAATCCTTTCATTTCCAGCGGTTAGAAATTTTGTTCGCGAAGCATTTGCAAAGCACATTGAAGAAAAATTTGGTAAACCAGATGTCATTGCTGGTGTAGCAACTGGCGCAATTGGAATTGGTATACTTGTTGCAGAATACATGGGATTACCTTTTGTTTATGTACGTCCTGAGCCTAAAAAGCATGGTCGTCAAAATCAAGTAGAAGGTTTTTTACAAAAAGGTCAAAATGTAGTAGTTGTTGAAGATTTAATTAGTACTGGTGGAAGTAGTTTACTTGCAGTTGAAGCTTTAAGAAACGAAGGTGCAGTTGTAAAAGGAATGGCGGCGATTTTTACTTATGGATTTGATATTTCTGAAACGCGCTTTAAAGATGCTAATTTAGAAGTATTTACTTTAAGTAATTACACTACTCTATTAAAACAGGCTGTTGTAAAAAAATATATTTCTGAAAGTGAATTGCTAACGATAGAAGATTGGGGTAAAAATCCTTCAGAATGGAATGTTGAAGTTAATTAATAATACACTATAAATGAATTTAGAAAGTCCAAAAGTAACCGTAGAAAAATCGGCTGAATATATTTTTAATGCATTAACTGATATTAAAAATTTTGAAAAACTAATGCCAGAAAATATTGCTAAAT from Flavobacterium haoranii encodes:
- a CDS encoding NUDIX hydrolase, which encodes MYKVFVNDKPLFLTNEVQKETDFQLFLLESVDIKKLIVKMFQNKIQKAFLYHPDEKLIMKTLKAKIPVVKAGGGLVFNKKGEVLFIFRNGKWDLPKGGTEKKETMEETAMREVEEETGVNGLKIVKKLTKTYHVFKRNGRYKLKQTYWFEMQTNFDGTPEGQIEEGIEKVAWIKPSEIESILENSYENIKLLFELENCE
- the pyrE gene encoding orotate phosphoribosyltransferase yields the protein MIFDNNTAEKTAELLLQINAIKLNSKNPFTWASGWKSPIYCDNRIILSFPAVRNFVREAFAKHIEEKFGKPDVIAGVATGAIGIGILVAEYMGLPFVYVRPEPKKHGRQNQVEGFLQKGQNVVVVEDLISTGGSSLLAVEALRNEGAVVKGMAAIFTYGFDISETRFKDANLEVFTLSNYTTLLKQAVVKKYISESELLTIEDWGKNPSEWNVEVN